A part of Lacinutrix sp. 5H-3-7-4 genomic DNA contains:
- a CDS encoding tetratricopeptide repeat protein — MEKSLKLYLSLVCLLVVFSCNKTTNLTPTKKREQAEKKYKKAIQFMQGSTPFQNGIAEAVAIDSTYEAAVYELSVADLKRGLPNKWLPQYNKAVKLDSATRIPWRGYLYLWFYRDYKKAIADFNASDTLTPNFIDAPQGHSVDYWRGIAYLGLNDYKKSNAYFEKHIAKETKEFGEDYVDVTAFLYNGISYFEAKNYNKAILNFDKQLEYSRNLSADAKYYKAKIYLAENKKEKALKTITEAINDFNQGYNNKRAYVETLRQLYLEDLIELKEEIIKF, encoded by the coding sequence ATGGAAAAATCACTGAAATTATACCTTAGTTTGGTTTGCCTATTGGTGGTATTTTCTTGTAATAAAACTACTAATTTAACACCTACCAAAAAAAGAGAACAAGCCGAAAAAAAATATAAAAAAGCAATACAATTTATGCAAGGCTCGACACCGTTTCAAAATGGAATTGCAGAAGCTGTTGCCATAGATTCTACCTACGAAGCTGCCGTATACGAATTATCTGTAGCAGATTTAAAAAGAGGACTACCAAACAAATGGCTACCACAATATAATAAAGCAGTAAAATTAGATTCGGCAACTAGAATTCCTTGGCGTGGCTATCTATATTTATGGTTTTACAGAGACTACAAAAAAGCCATTGCAGATTTTAATGCAAGCGACACTTTAACACCAAATTTTATAGACGCTCCACAAGGTCACAGTGTAGATTATTGGCGAGGTATTGCATATCTAGGTTTAAACGATTATAAAAAATCTAATGCTTATTTTGAAAAACACATCGCTAAAGAAACTAAAGAATTTGGAGAAGATTATGTAGATGTCACTGCATTTCTATACAATGGTATTTCTTATTTTGAAGCTAAAAACTATAACAAAGCAATTTTAAATTTCGACAAACAGTTAGAGTACTCCCGAAATTTAAGTGCAGATGCAAAATACTATAAGGCTAAAATTTATTTAGCTGAAAATAAAAAAGAAAAAGCTTTAAAAACTATAACCGAAGCAATAAATGATTTTAATCAAGGCTATAACAACAAAAGAGCTTATGTAGAAACATTAAGACAATTGTATCTCGAAGATTTAATAGAATTAAAAGAAGAAATAATTAAATTTTAA
- a CDS encoding RagB/SusD family nutrient uptake outer membrane protein: protein MKNIYRKIPYIGIIAITALFSSCTFDEQVDPNGPSVDGVQSNATIGQLNELVIGVEAAARNGIAIETTSSGTMARELYLFDADPRNTGDLLGKNGIGLDNNSFYSTSQWNGSYRCVKNANLLINAATNSNAIIDEERRGYIGFAKTMIAYELIQMVKSYDRARVDVADENNLGPILEKDEALAEIRTMLNEANTDLNGATFLFNLSDGFTGFNDASSFAQYNRAVAAMAAVYAGDGGAAITALGDSYFDLMGDLNIGPKHLFATGGNDALNGLFKLQSTTVDNQNNGDQIIVHDSWVNDAEPGDTRVANKTALRPDPTVSQDDLVGAYETRLYASSTSSIDILRNEELILLYAEASMLNSNPGDAVTALNVIRNAAGLANYTGGMDDASLTTELLNQRRYSLWCENHRMFDLRRFGLSNTLPIDRAGDVIYNTLPVPLSENE from the coding sequence ATGAAAAATATATATAGAAAAATACCTTACATAGGTATTATTGCAATAACAGCACTGTTTTCGTCATGTACTTTTGATGAGCAAGTAGATCCTAATGGGCCAAGTGTAGACGGCGTTCAGTCTAATGCTACAATTGGTCAATTAAATGAATTAGTTATTGGTGTTGAAGCGGCCGCGAGAAACGGTATTGCAATTGAAACCACTTCAAGCGGAACTATGGCAAGAGAATTGTATTTATTTGATGCAGACCCTAGAAATACAGGAGATTTATTAGGGAAAAATGGTATAGGTTTAGATAATAATTCATTTTATAGCACCTCGCAATGGAATGGAAGTTACCGTTGTGTTAAAAATGCAAATTTGCTAATAAATGCAGCCACAAACTCTAATGCGATAATAGATGAGGAAAGAAGAGGTTATATTGGTTTTGCAAAAACAATGATAGCTTATGAGTTAATACAAATGGTGAAGTCTTATGATAGAGCTAGAGTAGATGTTGCAGATGAAAATAATTTAGGACCTATTTTAGAAAAAGATGAAGCTTTAGCAGAAATTAGAACTATGTTAAATGAAGCTAATACAGATTTAAATGGCGCAACATTTTTATTTAACCTAAGTGATGGTTTTACTGGGTTTAATGATGCTTCAAGCTTTGCTCAATATAATAGAGCAGTAGCGGCAATGGCTGCGGTTTATGCTGGAGATGGCGGCGCAGCGATTACAGCGTTAGGTGATTCTTATTTTGATCTTATGGGAGATTTAAACATTGGTCCAAAGCACTTATTTGCAACAGGAGGAAATGATGCTTTAAATGGGTTGTTTAAATTGCAATCTACAACAGTTGATAATCAAAACAACGGAGACCAAATTATTGTTCACGATAGTTGGGTTAATGATGCAGAGCCAGGAGACACAAGAGTTGCTAATAAAACTGCACTTAGGCCAGACCCAACGGTATCTCAAGATGACTTAGTTGGCGCTTACGAAACGCGTTTATATGCTTCAAGTACTTCATCTATAGATATTTTAAGAAATGAAGAGCTAATTCTTTTGTATGCAGAAGCGAGTATGTTAAATAGTAATCCTGGAGATGCAGTAACAGCTTTAAATGTAATAAGAAATGCTGCTGGATTGGCAAATTATACCGGAGGAATGGATGATGCTTCATTAACTACAGAGTTGTTAAACCAAAGACGATACTCTTTATGGTGTGAAAACCATAGGATGTTTGATTTAAGAAGGTTTGGATTATCTAATACACTTCCAATTGATAGAGCAGGAGATGTTATTTATAATACATTACCTGTACCATTATCTGAAAATGAATAA
- the aspS gene encoding aspartate--tRNA ligase: protein MYRSHNCGELTTKHINTEVTLSGWVQKSRDKGFIVWVDLRDRYGITQLVFDEERTSKDMLEKAQSLGREFVIQVKGTVIERASKNPNLPTGDIEILVSELIILNEALLPPFTIEDKTDGGEDIRMKYRYLDIRRNPVKESLIFRAKVTQAVRNYLSNDGFIEVETPYLIKSTPEGARDFVVPSRMNEGEFYALPQSPQTFKQLLMVGGMDKYFQIVKCFRDEDLRADRQPEFTQIDCEMAFVEQEDILNVFEGLTRHLLKEVNGVEIDKFPRMLYDDAMRLYGNDKPDIRFGMEFGELNEVTQHKEFGVFNNAELVVGIAVPGGNSYTRKEIDKLIDWVKRPQVGALGMVYSRCNDDGSFKSSVDKFYDQEDLAKWAEVTSAKPGDLVCILSGDKNKVRAQLSALRMELAERLGLRDPKVFAPLWVIDFPLLELDEETGHYHAMHHPFTSPKPGQIELLDTKPGEVKANAYDLVLNGNEIGGGSIRIHDKATQAIMLKHLGFSEKEAKAQFGFLMDAFEYGAPPHGGLAFGLDRLVAILGGQETIRDFIAFPKNNSGRDVMIDAPAPIDSEQLKELNLKLDL from the coding sequence ATGTATAGAAGTCACAATTGTGGAGAATTAACTACTAAACACATAAATACAGAAGTCACCTTATCTGGTTGGGTTCAAAAATCGAGAGACAAAGGTTTTATTGTCTGGGTAGATTTACGTGATAGATACGGTATTACACAACTTGTTTTTGATGAAGAAAGAACTTCTAAAGACATGCTTGAGAAAGCTCAAAGTTTAGGTCGCGAATTTGTTATACAAGTTAAGGGCACAGTTATAGAACGTGCATCTAAAAATCCTAATTTACCTACAGGAGATATTGAGATTTTGGTTTCAGAATTAATTATTTTAAACGAAGCGCTTCTTCCTCCTTTTACAATTGAAGACAAAACTGATGGAGGTGAAGATATTAGAATGAAATACCGCTACCTTGATATTAGACGTAATCCTGTAAAAGAAAGTTTAATTTTTAGAGCTAAAGTAACTCAAGCTGTTAGAAACTATTTATCTAATGATGGTTTTATAGAAGTTGAAACGCCATATTTAATAAAATCTACACCTGAAGGCGCAAGAGATTTTGTTGTCCCTTCTAGAATGAATGAAGGTGAATTTTACGCCTTACCGCAATCGCCTCAAACATTCAAGCAATTGCTTATGGTTGGTGGTATGGATAAATATTTTCAAATTGTAAAGTGTTTTAGAGACGAAGACTTGCGCGCAGACAGACAACCAGAATTCACACAAATAGATTGTGAAATGGCATTTGTAGAGCAAGAAGATATCTTAAATGTTTTTGAAGGTTTAACAAGACACTTACTTAAAGAAGTTAATGGTGTTGAGATTGATAAATTTCCTCGTATGCTTTATGATGATGCTATGCGTTTATATGGTAACGATAAACCAGATATTAGATTTGGGATGGAGTTTGGAGAACTAAACGAAGTTACACAACATAAAGAATTTGGTGTTTTTAATAATGCAGAATTAGTAGTTGGTATCGCTGTACCTGGAGGAAATAGTTATACACGAAAAGAAATAGACAAATTAATAGATTGGGTTAAACGTCCTCAAGTTGGCGCTTTAGGTATGGTTTATTCACGTTGTAATGACGACGGAAGCTTTAAATCTTCTGTAGATAAATTTTATGATCAAGAAGATCTAGCAAAATGGGCCGAAGTCACTAGTGCAAAACCAGGTGATTTAGTTTGTATTCTATCTGGAGACAAAAATAAAGTACGAGCACAACTTAGCGCATTACGTATGGAATTAGCAGAACGCTTAGGCTTAAGAGACCCTAAAGTATTTGCTCCTTTATGGGTAATTGATTTTCCATTATTAGAACTTGATGAAGAAACAGGACATTACCATGCAATGCATCATCCATTCACTTCTCCAAAACCAGGTCAAATAGAATTATTAGACACAAAACCAGGAGAAGTTAAAGCTAATGCTTACGATTTGGTACTTAATGGCAACGAAATTGGCGGAGGATCTATACGTATACATGATAAAGCAACACAAGCAATTATGCTTAAACACCTAGGGTTTAGTGAAAAAGAAGCCAAAGCACAATTTGGTTTCTTAATGGATGCTTTTGAGTATGGCGCACCACCACATGGCGGTTTAGCCTTTGGTCTAGATAGATTAGTTGCTATTTTAGGCGGCCAAGAAACTATTAGAGATTTTATTGCTTTTCCAAAAAACAATTCTGGTCGTGATGTAATGATAGATGCTCCTGCACCTATAGACAGTGAACAGTTAAAAGAATTAAATTTAAAACTTGATTTGTAG
- a CDS encoding efflux RND transporter permease subunit, protein MTKKKKQVDNEFGLSSWAINNKTTMYVLIAVIFYLGISAFFDMPRENFPEVNETKIYVSSIYPGNTAEDIEKLISDPLEDKLKTVSNVVEITSTSQEDYSMLIVEFDDGLTVDQAKQKVKDEIDTETSGEDWPTFNGAKVEPDVFELSLSEEMPILNINISGDYPIQKLKEYAEYLQDEIENLQEIKKADIRGAQEKEVEVAVDIYKMMAAKVSFNDIIGAINNGNLTMSAGNLKASGQRRTIRVLGEIEKPSELENFVVKAESGKSIYLKDIASVSFKEEDKTTFAREFGEPVVMLDVKKRAGKNMVAAAEQIQVIVQDAIKNTFPPDLNVTITNDQSSKTIGQVDDLVNNIIFGVILVVTVLMFFLGFKNALFVGFAIPMSMFMSLMILQLLGQSLNTMVLFGLIMGLGMLVDNGIVVVENVYRLMEDEGMNRVEAAKKGIGEIAFPIIISTATTVAAFIPLGLWPGIMGEFMKILPITLSVVLGSSLFVAIFFNSVLVSKYMTIEDKNMPLKQIIRTSIIVAVFGILILIFGGAYRGLGTVMIFTAIMLWAYRLFIRNWANSFQNKALVKLENWYERKLRTALSGWRPYVLSIGTFLLLIAAFAAFGISLSAKRTKVEFFPDNKPNQIIVYIEYPEGTAIEKTNAITKEIEQRVFKVLNQDQYVDNGYNYLVESTVSQVGEGAGNPQTDGGSAAEMPHKGKITASMREYKFRRGEDSELLRQKVQTALVGIYPGVLISVEKDANGPPAGSPINIEIEGEDYNELIVTAEKMREFINTKNIAGIDELKIDVNKDKPTMKVTIDREKAGELGISAAQVGQQLRNSIFGAKAGIYKEDGDDFDIYVRFNEENRYNKSALFNQNITFRDNTGQLKTIPVSAVTKFENNSGFSAIKHKDTRRVVTVYSALAPGYTDAAAIVSQIQNEMKSYEGLPKGIKIDYTGQIEEQNKQMAFLVGAFFTGLGLIFFILIFQFNSVSKPTIIMIAIFLSFIGVFGGIVISGSSFVIMMTMVGIISLAGIVVNNGVVLLDYAQLLIDRRKAKLDLDEDEYLSDADLFESIVNAGKARLRPVLLTAITTIFGLIPLAIGLNINFFTLFADLDANIYMGGDNVVFWGPLAWTVIYGLLIATFLTLIIVPILFFLVTKFKMWLRIKFSSETKEDIVATETVVES, encoded by the coding sequence ATGACTAAAAAGAAAAAACAAGTCGATAATGAATTTGGTTTATCATCGTGGGCAATTAATAACAAAACCACAATGTATGTTTTAATTGCAGTAATTTTTTACTTAGGAATTTCTGCCTTTTTCGATATGCCAAGAGAAAATTTTCCAGAAGTAAACGAAACCAAAATATACGTTAGCTCTATATATCCTGGAAATACAGCCGAAGACATCGAGAAATTAATTTCAGACCCGTTAGAAGATAAATTAAAAACAGTTAGTAATGTTGTAGAAATTACCTCAACATCTCAAGAAGACTACTCTATGCTTATTGTAGAGTTTGATGATGGTTTAACTGTAGATCAAGCAAAACAAAAGGTAAAAGATGAAATAGACACAGAAACTTCTGGTGAAGACTGGCCAACTTTTAATGGTGCAAAAGTAGAACCTGATGTTTTTGAATTAAGCCTTTCTGAAGAAATGCCTATTCTTAACATCAATATATCTGGAGATTATCCTATTCAAAAATTAAAAGAATATGCAGAATACCTTCAAGATGAAATTGAAAACCTTCAAGAAATAAAAAAGGCAGATATTCGAGGCGCTCAAGAAAAAGAAGTTGAAGTCGCTGTAGACATCTATAAAATGATGGCCGCAAAAGTTAGCTTTAATGATATTATTGGCGCCATTAATAACGGAAACCTTACCATGTCTGCAGGTAATTTAAAAGCCAGTGGACAGCGTCGTACTATTAGAGTTTTAGGAGAAATAGAAAAACCTTCAGAATTAGAAAACTTTGTAGTAAAAGCAGAAAGCGGAAAATCTATATACCTAAAAGATATTGCTAGTGTTAGTTTTAAAGAAGAAGACAAAACAACATTTGCCAGAGAATTTGGAGAACCTGTAGTAATGTTAGACGTTAAAAAACGTGCAGGAAAAAATATGGTTGCTGCAGCAGAACAAATTCAGGTTATTGTTCAAGATGCAATAAAAAACACTTTTCCTCCAGATTTAAATGTTACTATTACTAATGATCAATCTTCAAAAACCATTGGCCAAGTAGACGATTTAGTAAACAATATTATTTTTGGTGTTATACTAGTTGTTACGGTTTTAATGTTCTTTTTAGGGTTTAAAAATGCCTTATTTGTTGGTTTTGCAATACCTATGTCTATGTTCATGTCGCTAATGATTTTACAATTATTAGGACAAAGTTTAAATACAATGGTACTTTTTGGTCTTATTATGGGACTTGGTATGTTAGTAGACAACGGTATTGTAGTTGTTGAAAACGTATACCGTTTAATGGAAGACGAAGGCATGAATAGAGTTGAAGCTGCCAAAAAAGGAATTGGAGAAATTGCATTTCCTATTATAATCTCTACAGCCACAACAGTTGCAGCTTTTATTCCTTTAGGCTTATGGCCAGGTATTATGGGTGAGTTTATGAAAATTCTACCTATCACTCTATCTGTTGTATTAGGGTCATCTTTATTTGTAGCTATCTTTTTTAATTCGGTATTAGTTTCAAAATACATGACTATAGAAGATAAAAATATGCCATTAAAGCAAATTATTAGAACATCAATTATCGTTGCTGTTTTTGGTATTCTTATTTTAATATTTGGTGGCGCATATAGAGGCTTAGGTACAGTAATGATTTTTACTGCAATTATGCTATGGGCATACCGTTTATTTATTAGAAACTGGGCAAACAGCTTCCAAAACAAAGCATTAGTTAAATTAGAAAATTGGTATGAGCGCAAACTACGCACCGCTTTATCTGGATGGAGACCTTATGTTTTAAGCATAGGAACCTTTTTACTGCTTATCGCTGCATTTGCTGCATTTGGCATCTCATTAAGTGCCAAAAGAACAAAAGTTGAGTTTTTCCCAGATAACAAACCAAACCAAATAATTGTTTATATAGAGTATCCAGAAGGTACAGCTATTGAAAAAACAAATGCTATAACTAAAGAAATTGAGCAACGTGTATTTAAAGTACTTAACCAAGACCAATACGTAGATAATGGTTACAACTATTTAGTAGAAAGCACAGTTTCTCAAGTTGGTGAAGGTGCAGGAAACCCTCAAACCGATGGTGGATCTGCAGCTGAAATGCCACATAAAGGTAAAATTACAGCCTCTATGCGTGAGTATAAATTTAGAAGAGGAGAAGACAGTGAATTACTTAGACAAAAAGTACAAACAGCTTTAGTTGGCATTTATCCAGGTGTATTAATTTCGGTTGAAAAAGATGCTAATGGTCCACCTGCAGGATCTCCAATTAATATTGAAATTGAAGGTGAAGACTATAACGAGCTTATTGTTACTGCCGAAAAAATGCGAGAATTTATTAACACTAAAAATATTGCTGGTATAGACGAGCTAAAAATAGATGTTAATAAAGACAAGCCAACTATGAAGGTTACCATAGACAGAGAAAAAGCTGGAGAATTAGGTATAAGTGCAGCACAAGTTGGACAACAACTACGTAATTCTATTTTTGGTGCAAAAGCCGGAATTTACAAAGAAGACGGTGACGATTTTGATATTTATGTGCGTTTTAATGAAGAAAATAGATACAATAAAAGTGCTCTATTTAATCAAAACATAACTTTTAGAGACAATACAGGACAATTAAAAACCATTCCGGTTTCAGCAGTAACAAAATTTGAAAATAATTCTGGTTTTAGTGCAATAAAACATAAGGACACAAGACGAGTTGTTACTGTTTATTCTGCCTTAGCTCCTGGCTATACAGATGCGGCAGCCATTGTTAGCCAAATTCAAAATGAAATGAAAAGCTACGAAGGTTTACCTAAAGGCATTAAAATTGATTACACAGGACAAATAGAAGAACAAAATAAACAAATGGCATTTTTAGTTGGAGCCTTTTTTACAGGACTTGGTTTAATATTTTTTATATTAATATTCCAATTTAACTCGGTCTCTAAACCTACTATTATCATGATTGCCATCTTCTTAAGTTTTATTGGTGTATTTGGTGGTATTGTAATTTCAGGTAGCTCATTTGTTATCATGATGACTATGGTTGGTATTATATCTCTTGCCGGAATTGTAGTAAACAATGGCGTTGTACTATTAGACTACGCACAACTACTTATAGATAGAAGAAAAGCAAAATTAGATTTAGATGAAGACGAGTACTTATCTGATGCTGATTTATTTGAAAGTATTGTAAATGCAGGAAAAGCGCGTTTAAGACCTGTTTTATTAACTGCAATTACTACTATTTTTGGATTAATACCATTAGCAATAGGTTTAAATATTAACTTCTTTACATTATTTGCAGATTTAGATGCAAACATTTACATGGGTGGAGATAATGTTGTTTTTTGGGGACCACTAGCCTGGACAGTAATTTATGGCTTACTTATAGCAACATTTTTAACTTTAATTATTGTACCAATATTATTTTTCTTGGTTACAAAATTTAAAATGTGGCTTCGTATTAAGTTTTCTTCAGAAACAAAAGAAGACATTGTTGCAACCGAAACTGTAGTAGAATCATAA
- a CDS encoding SusC/RagA family TonB-linked outer membrane protein — protein sequence MSKTLSLKTLMFLLLFFPFLVLGQNITGTVTDGASGMPLVGANVIVKGTTNGTTTDFDGNFSLDIAGFPATLEISSLGYTSIEQIINQPETVNVTLQESTTSLDEVVITGLGTSIKRSNLANAVSSVSSKELVGTTSQTTVDGALYGKVTGVNITSSSGAPGGGFAVRLRGISSINGNNQPLIIVDGVYINNVEIPSGLRLASGANAANEENGANRLADLDPNDIEDMEILKGSSAAAIYGQRGNAGVIIITTKRGKRGKTKINFSQDTGFNTIANPLGMRPWTAQSVEDTFGPEERAKYEAVIASRGSLYDYEDEIYGETGLITDTRISGSGGNEKTKFFIGAGYRDEEGIIANTGFDRFSIRGNIDHEISNTFSFTSTSNYVRSNSSRSFTGNENEGGLSYGYALAFTRPWVNLYPDANGNYPNNPNYSGNSVFVRDKAKNEDSNNRFIQGMTLKTNILNTDTNRLKFVLSGGVDYLSNSTYVYVPETHQSHPDPENPGFIAIGNNDFTQFNSQAVAVWNNDALANGDLGLTTQAGITYLYQDRDNVLTTGAGLLANQTSVDNSAVQNVFQTRSEEKDFGMFAQVEGNYKDQIIATLGYRLDKSTRNGDPNEFFGFPKASLALNIANMDFWNVDAINQLKFRTAYGETGNPAQFGSTFTSYASTTIGGPVGQTLAGLKGDPNIKPETAKEFEIGFDVGVLNNRINLEATYYNKQVEDLILTRSLPGSSGFTQERTNLADLKNTGIELALSGDILRGENATWNSRLQFYKNTSEITRLDVPAFAQPGAGFGTGLGTFYIEEGQPVTQLVGNIDGELQQVGNVEPDFQMSWSNNLTLFKQIDFSFLFQLKQGGDNLNLSRFLTDLGQTTPDLETQEGQDRLDSPTNALRFVEDAGYLRLREVALYYRFPTKTVEKLLGGNIEGIKLGVSGRNVFTITDYSSYDPEVSVNGGAGLSSGIEVSPFPSAKQFYLHLNVNF from the coding sequence ATGAGTAAAACATTATCTCTAAAAACATTAATGTTTTTATTGTTGTTTTTCCCTTTTTTAGTATTAGGGCAAAACATTACAGGAACAGTAACAGATGGTGCATCAGGTATGCCTTTGGTTGGAGCAAACGTGATTGTTAAAGGAACAACAAATGGTACTACAACAGATTTTGATGGAAATTTTAGCTTAGATATAGCAGGATTTCCCGCAACATTAGAAATCTCTTCTTTGGGCTACACCTCTATTGAGCAAATAATTAATCAACCAGAAACTGTTAATGTTACGCTTCAAGAGTCAACAACCTCTTTGGATGAGGTTGTAATTACAGGATTAGGAACAAGTATTAAGAGGTCAAACCTCGCAAATGCAGTGTCTTCTGTATCTTCTAAAGAATTAGTGGGTACAACCAGTCAAACTACTGTAGATGGTGCATTATACGGTAAAGTTACAGGTGTAAATATTACATCATCTTCTGGTGCTCCAGGTGGTGGTTTTGCAGTAAGGTTGCGTGGTATTTCTTCTATTAATGGTAATAACCAACCTTTAATAATTGTAGATGGTGTTTATATTAATAATGTTGAAATTCCTTCAGGATTACGTTTAGCTTCTGGAGCAAATGCAGCAAATGAAGAAAATGGAGCAAATAGATTAGCAGATTTAGATCCAAACGATATAGAAGATATGGAGATTTTAAAAGGTTCGTCTGCAGCAGCTATTTATGGTCAACGAGGTAATGCCGGAGTTATTATTATTACAACTAAACGTGGAAAACGTGGAAAAACTAAAATTAACTTTAGTCAAGATACTGGTTTTAATACAATTGCAAACCCATTAGGTATGCGTCCTTGGACAGCACAGTCTGTAGAAGATACTTTTGGACCTGAAGAAAGAGCTAAATATGAAGCAGTAATAGCTAGTCGTGGTAGTTTGTATGACTATGAAGATGAAATTTATGGTGAAACAGGATTAATTACAGACACTCGTATTAGTGGTAGTGGTGGTAATGAAAAAACAAAATTCTTTATTGGTGCAGGTTATCGCGATGAAGAAGGTATAATAGCTAATACAGGATTCGATCGTTTTTCTATTCGTGGTAATATTGATCATGAAATCTCAAATACATTTAGTTTTACTTCTACAAGTAATTATGTAAGAAGTAATTCTAGTAGATCTTTTACCGGTAATGAAAATGAAGGTGGATTAAGTTATGGTTATGCTTTAGCTTTTACGCGTCCTTGGGTTAATTTATATCCAGATGCAAATGGTAATTATCCAAATAATCCAAATTATAGTGGAAATTCAGTTTTTGTTAGAGATAAAGCCAAAAATGAAGATTCTAATAATAGATTTATACAAGGTATGACTTTAAAAACCAATATACTTAATACAGATACAAACAGATTAAAGTTTGTTTTAAGTGGAGGTGTAGATTACTTGTCTAACTCTACATATGTATATGTGCCAGAAACACACCAATCTCATCCAGATCCAGAAAACCCAGGATTTATAGCGATAGGTAATAATGACTTTACACAATTTAACTCTCAAGCTGTTGCAGTATGGAATAATGATGCATTAGCAAATGGGGATTTAGGATTAACAACTCAAGCAGGTATAACATATTTATATCAAGACCGTGATAATGTTTTAACTACTGGTGCAGGTTTATTGGCAAATCAAACCAGTGTAGATAATTCTGCAGTACAAAATGTTTTTCAAACACGTTCAGAAGAAAAAGACTTTGGAATGTTTGCACAAGTAGAAGGTAATTATAAAGATCAAATAATTGCTACTTTAGGGTATCGTTTAGATAAATCTACAAGAAATGGAGATCCTAATGAATTTTTTGGTTTCCCAAAAGCATCTTTAGCACTTAACATTGCTAATATGGATTTTTGGAATGTAGATGCTATAAACCAATTAAAGTTTAGAACAGCATACGGTGAGACAGGAAACCCAGCACAGTTTGGATCTACTTTTACTAGTTATGCAAGTACAACTATTGGTGGTCCAGTTGGTCAAACATTAGCAGGGTTAAAAGGAGATCCTAATATTAAACCAGAAACAGCAAAAGAATTTGAAATTGGTTTTGATGTAGGTGTATTAAATAATCGTATTAACTTAGAGGCAACTTACTATAATAAACAAGTTGAAGACTTAATTTTAACGAGATCGCTTCCTGGTTCTTCAGGATTTACACAAGAAAGAACAAACCTTGCAGATTTAAAAAATACAGGTATTGAGTTAGCGCTTTCAGGTGATATATTAAGAGGTGAAAATGCAACATGGAATTCTCGATTACAGTTTTATAAAAACACTTCAGAAATTACAAGGTTAGATGTACCTGCATTTGCACAGCCAGGAGCAGGATTTGGTACAGGATTAGGAACTTTTTATATAGAAGAGGGACAGCCTGTAACACAATTAGTAGGTAATATAGATGGAGAATTACAGCAAGTAGGTAATGTAGAGCCAGATTTTCAAATGTCATGGAGTAATAATTTAACACTATTTAAGCAAATAGACTTTTCGTTTTTATTTCAGCTTAAACAAGGTGGTGATAACTTAAACTTATCAAGATTTTTAACAGATTTAGGTCAAACTACTCCAGATTTAGAAACCCAAGAAGGTCAAGATCGTTTAGATTCTCCAACAAATGCATTACGTTTTGTTGAAGATGCAGGTTATTTGAGACTTAGAGAAGTTGCTTTGTATTATAGATTCCCAACTAAAACTGTAGAAAAACTTTTAGGTGGAAATATAGAAGGTATTAAGCTAGGTGTTTCTGGTAGAAATGTTTTTACAATAACAGATTATAGTAGTTACGACCCAGAAGTGTCTGTAAACGGTGGTGCAGGATTATCAAGTGGTATTGAAGTATCCCCTTTTCCAAGTGCAAAACAGTTTTACCTACACTTAAATGTTAACTTTTAA